The Proteiniphilum propionicum genome contains the following window.
CGAGTTCTTTACTCAGGTCTTCTTTTGTAAAGCCGGATTCGAAGAGATATTTTAAGAATATTCTGACAGGACCGCATTTGTATGGTGATTGATTTTGGGATGAAGCGAGAAAATAATTAATATCTTCTCTTTTAAGAGTTTCCAATGTAGCACCATGTAGCTTCATGGCTGTAGTAAAGATGTCCAAAGAACTTTGATATGTTCGTACTGTTGAACTGCTTAACCTATATTCCTTGTTGCGAAGAGATATGAAACTTTTAGCCTCCATTCCTAGTTTGCCGGGAAAAGTGTATACATCCCCTTCAATATATTTTGGACGGTATGGTAACCCCTTAAGGAAATTATTCAATAAGAAGACCGCTCCCCTTGATGTTGTATATTTGTGTTTAGAATCTGTCAATTCCAAACTTTTGAGAAAAGACATACCCACATCTTCTGTATAAATATCACAATCATGCTCTTGCATGAAAACCACAAGTTCACGGATACGGCAAATATGCCTTGCACCTGTCTGTTGGGTCAACTTGTATTGTTCTACAAGCAATTTTTCCTGAGACAACAAATCGTCTCTCATAATTTTTATTTCTAACATCCTTGATAAATTTAGATTGATGAATGTATTTTCATCAATTACAAAGATATATTGGAAAGAAGAATTTAATCAGAGAAATATTATCAAAACAATTATTGTTTGTCAACCAGTTACCGGTATAGAATCAATGGTGCTTTTGATTTAATTAAAGTTGTGATAACGTCGTTTATCAAAAGATTTTGATAAACGACGAAAGTTTAAAGAGTCGCTTAAAAATGACAGATCCAGGGCAGAATATGCTCTTGAACAGATAGGTCTCCTCTACGAGGTGGAAAGGGAAGCTGATGATAAAAACCTTTCTTGTGAAGAAAGGGCCAAACTTCGTGAAAGTCATGCTTACCCCATCATGGTTGCCTTTGAAAAGTGGCTGGCTATAGAATATCGCAAAGTATTACCAAAAAGTCCGATAGGCAAGGCAATAAAATATTGTTATGACATCTATCACCGGCTAAGCCGGTATCATCTGGATGGCCGGTACCGCATAGACAACAATCTTGCGGAGAATAGCCTGAGAGGTTTGGCACTGGGAAGAAAAAACTACCTTTTTTGTGGTAACCATGACGCTGCGGAAGATGCTGCAGTTATTTACTCCTTGCTTGGTTGCTGTAAGGCTGCGGATGTCAACTTCCGGGACTGGATGGTTTACGTTCTTGGTCATATACACGATTACGACGAAGATTATACGTTGGATCTGGCTGAACTGCTACCTTCAAACTGGCTGCTAAAAAAATCCTGGAAACTCCAAATCGACTCTGAATGTTTTGCAAGTTTTTGAAAGAAAATATTCAAAAACTATAAAACCTTGCAATAAAACACGGACTTTACCGAATGCTTACGTTGCTCCTTAAATAGAAGACTGTTCTGAAAATTGTTTTCATATTACTGTTTTTTTAGTTGCATCTTAGGTCTTGAATAAAAAAATACACACTTTTTTGTAGCCAAAACGTCATTAAAAAAGCTGATTTTTTATCTCTTTTTTTCTAAACTTACCGATGCAAAGTTCAATGTAATTATCTGATTAACAGTAATTTGATAGTCATTTATACGCACTCTCAAAGTGCTCTTGGCTACAATTTTACTTTTGTTTCTTTTTCTGTAGCCAAATTGTAGCCAATTGTGAGCTTTTTGGGGTATTTTCGATGCTCTGTTACTACTCTAAGTAACCAGTGTCGTAAAAAGAAAAAGTGCCGTAACTCATTAAGAATTACGACACTTATCTATTCGCTATTGTTTCTTTTTTTGCTCTTCACAGAGCACTTCAAAACATTTTTCGCGGAGAGAGAGGGATTCGAACCCCCGGAACCTCTCAGTTCAACGGTTTTCAAGACCGCCGCGATCGACCACTCTGCCATCTCTCCCTGCATTTTGTTTGAAAATGCGAGTGCAAAGGTAAAACTATTTTCGAAAAGAAAAAAGTCTCAGAAGAAATTTATTTTACCTAACTTGCGACAGCAGGCTTAAATACAAAAAATAAGCATTATCTTTGTTGAAATATTAGAAATCCAACTTTTGCATGTTCTGATTACAGCTAAATCTTTCAACAAACATTATTTAGCTATAAATACATCACATTGATACATGCGAAAGTACAGCTAGAAAATAAAATGTTATTTACTGAACTTCCACTCTGCAA
Protein-coding sequences here:
- a CDS encoding tyrosine-type recombinase/integrase yields the protein MRDDLLSQEKLLVEQYKLTQQTGARHICRIRELVVFMQEHDCDIYTEDVGMSFLKSLELTDSKHKYTTSRGAVFLLNNFLKGLPYRPKYIEGDVYTFPGKLGMEAKSFISLRNKEYRLSSSTVRTYQSSLDIFTTAMKLHGATLETLKREDINYFLASSQNQSPYKCGPVRIFLKYLFESGFTKEDLSKELEGFKCRRGEKLPSFYTRDEVMKIEGVIDKNRGGKGKRDYAMILLASRLGLRASDITRLQFASLNWDNNVIILKQHKTKREIILPLLSDIGDAIIDYIKNGRPDNDSKNLFFVTYSTL